ACTAATATTAATTTACTGCTAACTTCCATCATCTAAACCTTTCATCCAGTTTGTCTTTGGATTTGACTGAGGCTGCTGTAAAAAAGACAATActtgcactttttcttttgactTTATGTGCTTTACCCTGTCTTGTCCCTTTTATTGTCTCTGTCATTACATTTTAGACTCCATTTTATTATccccccctttttctttctctacttGCATAATGAGCAGTTGTACCAAAGCAGTTTTCCAACAGGGACCAATAAAGATTATCTAATTCTAACAGCTTATGTAACTGCACAGGTCTGTGGATTGCTTTTCGTACAGTgtatgttagattttttttcatgatcaTCAGGAAAGAGACTCAACAAATACAATAATGTCTTCCATACTGTACCTCATGTAAAATTATACAGTGCAACACACTTCTGTTTAACAGAATCTTTCTCTCATGTTATTTCAACCCTGCACCGTCACAGCACTTATCCCTCCCAACTTCTACTCTGCTTCTACAAAAATGGCAGtcatagaattttttttaatgttttttttttttttaattataaatatatatatttatacaaatTCTTTTTACCTGGTTACACTATTTTGTTGTGTTGAACTTAATTTTCAGTTCCTTTTAAAAGACATTTCCCAATTGGGATAAATGAGTAAAGCAAAGCTTAAAATGTAATAAGATATAATAACCATTACATTCATTTCCATCAGCCATGATTCCGCTCATAGAACTGTTATTATATGATTCTCCCTGAATTCTGATGCaaactgattttaaataaaaacttttcagTCAACATTTattcagcagttcctgcagccaaaacaaaaaaaccccaaaactgacaaaaaaagaaTTGAGTCACTGACTTAACCATGGAGAAATGTCCACAACCAAGTAAGGAATTTTTTAcacatctatttatttatctatttttatcTAGCCTATCTTAGAAATGTCCTAGATATAATTTTTTGAAACTATGCAGTTAGTATTGTGGCCTATTCTGGCACAACTTTGAGCTATATCACCTAGGTATTTTTACTGAATTGCATTCTATACTTAGTGTCaatttttgtacttttaaacaatttaacatgtataaaaaaaaaaagacctagCATATGGTCGTATTTGAAATGTTTGTCactttccctgtgctttgtcttTCAGGTTGGATGCACACAGTCACTTGTCTTAATGCTTTAAAAAGCAGTGACTATGATTATGTATACTTTGCATGTAATCTTACCAAAGTCCTGGGGCAAAGGCAATACATTTACGCTCCAGTCTACAATGACTCTAAGCTGGACTGCGTCGTCTCGTCTCAGCCTGCTTTCATTAAATCTGAATCTTACAAATCTAGACCAGCCCCAGGAAGTCTTTACAAGTGGCAGCCAGTCAGCAGGAGTGCTAACTCTTCTCCGCTGGTGAGGGCTTCATGTAAAATGAGGAGTGCTCTTGAGGCCCCCTCTAATATAAGCCAAAGTACCGAAGTTGCTCAAAGCAGCGGGTTATTGAAGACTCTCCATCAAGTCACTTTCAGCTCCAGACACCTTAACCCTTATGTGTATCATGGGTACAAGAAAGCTGGTTGCAGATACCTCTATGGTCCTCCATCTGAAATATCTGGGTTTGTGGATGAAGGTTTCCCACCTTGTACCCAGATTTGTCCTGATGAGGGGCAGCCCAGTTCCCTGGAAAATGAGGAACTCGACGAGACATCCTCTTGTACCGTGAGCACACATTGATCAATGAGAACctttttactaaaaaaaaataatataccAGTTTTAAAGAACTCAAATGTAttctgtttgcagaagcagATGAGCCTCCAGATGAAATGATCCAGAAACATGAAGAGCTTATTTCTGATAGCAGCATCAAGGAGGACGATCTACTGTGTGATTTCCTGAATGtattgaataaaataataagcataAATCATTTGGACAAAggcagaaacatttttaaatgttcctttctctgaagtctcaaacaaaatgaaattgcTTCTATACAGCAAGCAATGCTATACAAAAAAGGGGCTTCCAAAGGGTGTTCAAAATCATGAGGTATGTATAAATATTTGAAACAAATGAATGTGCATATTTTATGGCACATATTGATTTAATTAAGGATAATTCTAAAATTGAAAATTTAGCCCCTTGTGTTAAGAATAAgatttcccccctttttttttattgacaaaCAAGTTTACTCAATCAATTATTAGCCTTTTATTATTAATGTGAGCTAAAGTGGCTCTTCAAACTAAAGTGGCTATAACTAAAGGGATACACTTGCCCACTGCTTACACACTGTGAGCCATCTTCTGTTACTGGAGGCTTCTGAGGGTCTGAATTGGTTTGAGAAATGCGACCGCTGCTTGACAGAGAGTGTCAACAGCaaatacatactgtatattcagAACCTAGAAAGAATTTCAAAGCTCTTTAAAGATTTTCTCCATATTCTACTCCAACCACACGGGGGCAGTGTAGGCATGGTTATTTGTTGCGCTTCTTTCTCCTGCTGGGCTTTAACCGTAGCAGGGTCTAAAATATATCTTGTTggaaagtttttcttttgaataGGAAGGCCCTGAGCATCAGCAGCCATAACAGGGTAACAACAAAATCAGTGTTTTGTTGTCTGAATCAATGAAAGAATTGGAGGTCTGATGGGAAAAATATTCATGCCTTCATCTCCAGCTGTCTGGGCTCACTATTCCATCTAGTCTTAAATATAACGTTAGACTCTGCTTATGGTCTATCATAATCTGTCTTATTCTGTTTGATCACACTTAACCACATTTTAGTGAATCTTAATTTATTGttcttttcatgtatttttaaatgctgtCTTACTACATGCAAATCACTCAATTTTTAAACAGGGAGGCACATAAATGCTAacattacatttaaacattcatgcatgtacacacaaaacacaggagcTTAAAAATAATActagtttaaaaataaaggttttcaaaaaaataatttttattagttGGTAAATATCACAGAAATGCAGTGCTGTACCTCCTTGATTAAGAAAATATGCCAACAATAGAATAAATGATTCAAAAGAATTACTCCACTAAAAATTCAAATGATTTAACTGATGAGCAACTGATAATGATTTTTGAATTGCGACTGACTCGGGCTGGACAATGTCAATAAAATAGCAGCAGCACACTAATATCAAAACCATAATCACTCCTACTTTGAGAGGTTCATTGTATGAAGTGCCAAAAATGGCAGTGAGACTTTCTCACCCACATTGTCTGCGTAGTTCTTAGtacttttttttagttttaatccaATACTTGAGATGTTCGTCATAATTATATCAGAATTTCTACTGGCCCAAAGACGGCGTGGCTGGGattcatattttttcattttgttggtgTAAATGGTTCCCATCTGTAATGTGCACGTTTCAATATTACGACACAACTGTGTAATTTACAGCAAATTATTTTCAGAGCCACTGGCTATTGGTGACTGACCCCTAGGGGTTCACAGACCCCACTTTGCGGAGCAAACCCTATTAAGAGCTTTCTCACCATCCAGCAGACTCTGGCTCTAAACATCACATTTATAATTTCTAATGTTATTACAGTAAAATCTGAGCTATTCACACAAGAGCGGggttaatatttattattttttactctaTTAGATCGTCTCCCTTATCAGTTTCACATTCAAACACTTTAATAGCAAATTTCTGACTCCAAGCAgtcattttaataattatgcatgagagacagaaaaagggaAGTAGACACACATGGACTAGAAGACAGgcgggaaaaaaaagaaatattttgggATAATATTTTTCTTGCTTGAATCACCTGCTATTTCCCTGTGGTAGTCAAAACACAGCCTGTATCCAGCATAAGCCTTTGATCCTGCAACAGCAGCCTGTGTTTCCTCGCCTCAGCAACAGGTTTTTGCCCCTCCCTCCAACTGCTCATACAGTTTAGTCTAGTTGCTGAATCAACAGCATTGCTGCCAGGTTGTCATGGTGTCTGATTGCTGAGTATCGTGTCACGCGCCCCATCACAGCCGGATGTCCGCTCTGAGCCTGCAGCCCATACCGCGATCTCCACGTGAAGCTGGCCTAAACGGGGAAGCCAGGAGAAGTTGGTGCTTGTTGTGTCACCTCATCTAGTCATAGTGTAACAGAAACCTGATGATGGCTGTTTCTCCCGTGTGAAGCCTTCAAATGTGACACATGTATTTTTAACTGGTGACTGTCTGTTTCTATGGAAGTCTAAAAATACATCGCATTTCATGTCTTCCTCATTAAACTAAATTCATTTACTTGAGTGAAATTACTAGGAGGACAAATTTGTAGAGTATATGTAAAGTGTGTTATCGTGTCAGCAtgggcacagtggtgcagtgtttaacaatgttgcctcacagcaagaaggtcctggaattgaatccaccatctggccagggcctttctgtgtggagtttgtgtgttttttctgggtactccagctttctcccacagtccaaagatatgcagttagtggggttaggtaacttggtgattctaaattgcccataggtgtgaaagtgagtgtgaatggttgtccgtctctctctgttagccctgcaacaggctggcgacctgcccagggtgcaccctgcctctcaccctatggcagctgggatataTTCTGACACGAGTCATGCCAgtgaaaagtttgagaaccactgagttAGTCAGTTTTTGAGGGGTTTATATTATTAAGTCTTTACGGTGCATCCTATTCTAAGATGAAAACTCATGGTCTGTTGCACATAACTAGTAGATATTTGTAATACTGCAGTGAATTAAAATCTACAATATTtccttttgaaatgtttgagaagTAATAAAGATAATGACCTCAGCAATGGTGATAACCTGCTTTAATTTCAATAGGTTAGTGCAGGCTTTAATGCTGGATTGAAATAGGGATATATTTTGGAACTGAGAGCGAGTGGGCTACAACATTTGCATTATAGGTGACCACTGGTAAATCAGAGCTCTGATGTCTCCAAGGCTCCTGGCCCTCAGGGGCAAGAGTCTGAAAGGGAAAGCCAGAGAGGAGACTCTGAGGCCAGGCCAGCTAACACAGCAGCAGGGGCTCTCATCACTCTCTCCACACTTCTGCTGTCAGAGCTTTTGTTTCAGCAGCATTACTTACTCACAAGGCCCTGCCTCCCAGGTAACTACCCTGCTGAACTGGTGCTGCTGCATGGAGAGACTCAGCACAGACTCAGCACAGGCTTCACAGAATGTGGACTGACTGAATGTTAGAGAAAAAGAGAAGTACATTTAACTGCTCTAGTAAACTAAAAACTCATTACTCTCTATCTGGAAACTGAAGTTTTGTACACGCATGCAATCAGTCTGATAAGTGCAGGTGCCAGATTAACTTTTATGTacttttatgtatgttttttgtttgtggggTTGATTTGCAtcaccaacaaaaacaaaacccttttctttatattctcaTTTATCTTTCATATGCAGAGAGAGTCACCACATTcctgtaaaaacacaacaaatttgTGATATATTAAAGCCGTGCACAATGGTAATTTAAACTTTCCATGCACTTtgtgtttgaatccaccatttAAATAATTCTGAGAAAGGATATTTTGccttgtttcattttgtgtctctttgagTAGAAAAGTTCCTCGTCAGATCCATCTCTGGTGAAAAGATGCGGTATAATAACAGGGTGCGGATTTGATTTCAGTTGTCAGCGCTGTCGCCGCTCTCGCGCATCTGAATCCTCCACAGACCGAAGATGGATTTTAACAACGTTTTGTCTTCTGCTTTCcttcacacattttcatttatttccactGACTATTCAAATTTACAGCTTACCCCCTGGTGTCATGCCatatagggaaaaaaaacatcaataaaCAAAAAGGTAGCATGTTGAACATTCTTGCAGGCATCACgctgtgttttttaaatgtcacatttttttctcttctaaaTGTTTTGGCATTTACTTAGTAATTATCTATGCTTTAATTCTCATCTACCAAATTTGAAATACTCACAGTAAATACGATTGTTTACCACATTTTGCTCTTTGAAGACTCATCAATCATTTCCAAACGATTTTCTCTTTCCTCAAAAAGACAAACGTTTGTTCTTCTCTCAGAGGaaatcctgtttttcttcacaGCTTTGAGTTAGATAGTTGGAAGTGTAATAACACAGTTCATTTTATTATTGGGTTGTTGACacattcagtgtgttttttctcttgtttggcATGTgggattttgttttatttaatggaGAAGTGTCAGTgtagatatagatatattttCTTTCACGAGAATGACCTGGACAAAAAGGCTACCAAGATACATGTCGCATAAAAGTTTTACAGTATTCACATAATTTTATGGTACAATAACCAATGACCCGAGAGTCATAAAGAGGACAGTGATACCATTTACAGCAGTTACATTCTTCATGaaagactttttaaatgttttctaatgAAATTAGTCTCGTAAGTTATTTTTACACAGCTTTGCTAAGATCAGAAAAGGCACCGGTGTTTCTTAGGATGATCATCTggttggatatttttttttataatttaccAAAAATGGATTTAACCACTTAATTGATGACTGTCTATGCTTAGGGCTGAGTTTTCTTTTAGCCACATCTTAAATACAAGATGTTACCTTCCAGATAAATTCTCACCCAGAGAgttgctgctctttttttttttttgaacattttctgtaaaccctagagatggatATGTGGGAAAATTCCAGTAGATCAGGAGTTTTTGAAAGAATCAGACCAGTATGTCTGGAAGCAACAACTAGGCCAcgttcagtcacttaaatcacctttattcACCATTCTgaggctcagtttgaacttcagcaggtgagTAGAAAATCTACCTTCATGATTTCACCCAGTCTAGTTGACACATATCACACTGATGATGACTGATCCATCCTTACCACTGGAAGCAAGGCACAACCTGAATTAGTCCATCACAGCCCCAAACCTTCTTGCTCTGATGAACAAGTGTGCACCCAAATATCACCTTTCCTTGTTTGGTTTTCATAGTGCTACCTGATCTCATCAAGACAAACTGGTGTCAGTTTATTTCTATATTATAAAAAATATGATCATTTTTAACCAGGTTCTTTGATAGCAGCGGGGTGTCTTCATATTGAGGACAGGTGTTTAAAGGCTTTGTGAGCTGAATTGAGGTTTTCAAACTCCTACAGGCTTCTTTCCCAGGTTGCTGCCACGCTTGTGAAATCTCTGATAGTAGATATTCGACTTGAATGTTCAGCCAGTGCTTGTGCCCAGGAAAAAGGGCATTATCCTAGCCTTCTCCTACTCTTGTTCCTGGCAGAAAGAGGTCCTTTCAAGATTGGCCATTTTTAAGTGGGGGCTAAGCAGTTATTCCAAGTTAAAGAGTTGGAATAAACTCAATTCCTACTGGTACTAAAGTCTTTGAATGTAAAGCAATCACATGTTTTCTGTGTATATCTGTACCTTCATTATTAGCTTAGAGTGActtagagagggagagaaagagagagagagacagacgtCTGCTAACTTGAGTGCAGCTCCAccacctctccctctttcttggtGCAGCTTTGTGCGCCATCAAAGGCCCTGAGCAAAGAGACATGAGCCTTAATTGTTGTGCTTTATCAGGGGGATA
This is a stretch of genomic DNA from Archocentrus centrarchus isolate MPI-CPG fArcCen1 chromosome 15, fArcCen1, whole genome shotgun sequence. It encodes these proteins:
- the LOC115793679 gene encoding uncharacterized protein LOC115793679: MEKCPQPSWMHTVTCLNALKSSDYDYVYFACNLTKVLGQRQYIYAPVYNDSKLDCVVSSQPAFIKSESYKSRPAPGSLYKWQPVSRSANSSPLVRASCKMRSALEAPSNISQSTEVAQSSGLLKTLHQVTFSSRHLNPYVYHGYKKAGCRYLYGPPSEISGFVDEGFPPCTQICPDEGQPSSLENEELDETSSCTKQMSLQMK